A single Acropora palmata chromosome 5, jaAcrPala1.3, whole genome shotgun sequence DNA region contains:
- the LOC141880903 gene encoding eIF5-mimic protein 2-like: MNQKQQKPTLSGQRIRTRKRDEKEKQDPLAFRDAIIQGLQDIGNNDLEQVTVFLDKSGSKLNYRLYGEYLFDILFAGGVLAPGGSVQEEGEKATWRTTVCVFEANDDELKTYVQVINKIIARYRYLQKAFEDEIKKILLFLKGFTEDQRNKLAIVTGIILANGMAPPTSLTSLLNETLIKEGISLQFATKVFQAVVNEKDFNSLTSILRKAELENKLMEFFPPNKQTQEMFEKHFTAHGLEKLVDYQKALQALSTRRAFQQQLKEMLDNETPIKEMISTCKEEMKKSNLSEDDVVFQVWKSLMKAVEWNKKEELVHDQALKHLKVYAPLLAAFTTQAKSEINLLVKVQEYCYDNMSFMKVFQKMVMLFYKTDVLSEDTIIKWYKGAHSSKGKNVFLEQMKKMVEWLQSAEEETDSEEEEEAA; encoded by the exons ATGAatcaaaagcaacaaaaacctACACTCAGTGGTCAGCGGATCAGAACCCGCAAAAGAG ACGAAAAAGAGAAGCAAGATCCTCTTGCATTTCGTGATGCTATAATTCAAGGACTTCAAGACATTGGAAACAATGATCTAGAACAA GTGACAGTGTTTCTGGACAAAAGTGGCAGTAAGCTGAATTACAGGCTTTACGGAGAGTATCTCTTCGATATACTGTTTGCTGGAGGTGTTTTAG cCCCTGGTGGAAGTGTACAGGAAGAAGGCGAGAAAGCCACATGGAGGACAACAGTCTGTGTGTTTGAAGCTAATGATGATGAACTCAAGACCTATGTGCAG GTGATAAACAAGATTATTGCACGGTACAGATACCTGCAGAAGGCATTCGaagatgaaattaaaaag attCTGCTGTTCCTTAAAGGTTTCACTGAAGATCAGCGAAACAAACTTGCCATTGTGACAGGAATCATTCTGGCAAATg GAATGGCCCCGCCAACATCTCTGACAAGCCTGTTGAATGAAACCCTTATTAAGGAAG GCATTTCTCTGCAGTTTGCAACCAAAGTCTTCCAGGCAGTGGTGAACGAGAAAGATTTTAATAGCTTGACATCTATTCTGAGAAAGGCTGAGTTGGAAAACAAACTAATG GAGTTTTTTCCTcccaacaaacaaacacaggaAATGTTTGAAAAGCATTTCACTGCTCATGGATTGGAAAAGCTTGTAGATTATCAG aaaGCCCTTCAAGCATTGAGCACCCGTCGAGCTTTTCAGCAACAACTAAAAGAGATGTTGGATAATGAGACACCTATCAAAGAG ATGATATCTACTTGCAAAGAAGAGATGAAAAAGTCAAATCTTTCCGAAGATGATGTTGTATTCCAG GTCTGGAAGAGTCTAATGAAAGCAGTCGAGTGGAACAAGAAGGAAGAACTTGTTCATGACCAAGCTttgaagcatttgaag gTCTATGCTCCCCTTTTGGCAGCTTTTACAACCCAAGCAAAGTCCGAAATTAACCTCTTGGTTAAAGTTCAG GAGTACTGCTACGACAATATGTCATTTATGAAAGTCTTTCAGAAGATGGTGATGCTTTTTTACAAAA CTGATGTTCTTAGTGAAGACACCATTATCAAGTGGTACAAAGGCGCTCATTCCTCCAAAGGCAAAAACGTCTTCTTGgaacaaatgaagaaaatggtGGAATGGCTGCAAAGCGCAGAAGAAG AAACAGATTccgaagaggaagaagaagcagCTTAA